A genomic window from Silene latifolia isolate original U9 population chromosome Y, ASM4854445v1, whole genome shotgun sequence includes:
- the LOC141634015 gene encoding ubiquitin carboxyl-terminal hydrolase 3-like: protein MGAAGSKLEKALGEQFPEGERYFGLENFGNTCYCNSVLQALYFCVPFREQLLEYYTSNKNTVDAEENLLTCLADLFSQINSQKKKTGVIAPKRFVQRLKKQNELFRSYMHQDAHEFLNFLLNELVDILEKEAKSAAKSDQETVSSEKAANGPGSVQVNAPQKAPLVTWVHKNFQGILTNETRCLRCETVTARDETFFDLSLDIEQNSSITSCLKNFSSTETLNAEDKFFCDKCSSLQEAQKRMKIKKPPHILVIHLKRFKYIEQLGRYKKLSYRVVFPLELKLSETVEDTDREYSLFAVVVHVGSGPNHGHYVSLVKSHNHWLFFDDENVEMIDESAVQTFFGSSQEYSSNTDHGYILFYESLANINLSLV, encoded by the exons ATGGGTGCCGCAGGTTCGAAACTTGAGAAAGCTCTTGGTGAGCAATTTCCAGAGGGTGAACGTTACTTTGGTTTGGAAAATTTTGGCAATACTTGTTATTGTAACAGTGTTTTACAG GCTTTATATTTTTGTGTCCCGTTCCGGGAGCAGTTGCTAGAATACTATACAAGTAACAAAAATACGGTTGACGCTGAGGAGAATCTACTGACCTGCTTGGCTGACCTGTTTTCTCAG ATAAATTCGCAAAAGAAGAAAACAGGGGTTATTGCTCCTAAACGCTTTGTCCAAAGATTAAAGAAACAAAATGAGCTTTTTCGCAGCTATATGCACCAG GATGCCCATgaattcttgaactttttgctgaATGAACTTGTTGACATACTGGAAAAAGAGGCAAAGTCGGCTGCTAAAAGTGATCAGGAAACTGTGTCATCTGAGAAAGCTGCAAATGGACCAGGAAGTGTCCAGGTCAATGCCCCTCAGAAGGCACCTCTAGTTACTTGGGTGCACAAAAATTTCCAG GGAATTTTGACAAACGAAACAAGATGTTTGCGGTGTGAGACGGTAACAGCGAGGGATGAAACCTTTTTTGACTTGAGCCTTGATATTGAACAGAACAGTTCCATCACAAGCTGTCTCAAAAATTTCAGTTCTACTGAAACCTTGAATGCTGAGGACAAATTCTTCTGTGACAAATGCTCCAG TTTGCAGGAGGCCCAAAAGAGGATGAAGATTAAAAAGCCACCCCATATCCTAGTCATCCATTTGAAGCGTTTCAAGTATATCGAACAGCTAGGGCGCTACAAGAAACTATCCTACAGAGTAGTTTTCCCTCTCGAGCTAAAACTGAGTGAAACCGTGGAAGACACAGATAGAGAATACTCGTTGTTTGCCGTTGTTGTTCATGTCGGTAGTGGGCCCAACCATGGACACTATGTAAGCTTGGTGAAAAGCCATAACCACTGGCTGTTTTTTGACGATGAGAATGTGGAGATGATCGATGAGTCTGCTGTACAGACGTTCTTCGGGTCATCACAGGAGTACTCTAGTAACACCGACCATGGGTACATCTTGTTTTACGAGTCCCTTGCTAATATTAACTTGAGCTTGGTCTAG